The sequence CAGGCTCTACTGACACATCAGGGGCTTTCAAGAAGGCTTGATGAATATCAGGTAATAAGTGAGACAGGTCTTTAAGAGGATAGCCGTTCACTTGATAACCATAGCGCTTGAGGATCTGTAGAGCATGTACACATCCTGCCGCGCCTGCGTATGCCGACCATTTAGGCCCGGAGTTAGCATAACTTTCGGCGTCGAGGGGATGCGTCGGCCAACTGGCATTAGGTAAAACTGATTGTTCAATATCATCAAGGATTGATGCTATTTCTGACTGAACACGATCTTGCTGCCATAGCGTTTCGGTAAGCAATTCGTGACGAGATGGTTCAAATAACATCTGTGCTCTTTCCATAGAGATGATAATAAAACTGGCACAGCAGTGAGCAAGCAGAGCTCAATTAGCGAGCCTTAAGAAATGCTTTCATTGACTGATAATATTTAGGATATTGGGAAATATCATTGTGCCCAGCATCTTCTATAAAGACCACCTCTGGAGCGCGATTAACCAATGACTCTATTAACTTGTCAGTGTGTTGGCGGCGAACTATTTTGTCACTCTCAGCCGCTAAAATCAGAGTGTCGGAATGGATGTTCCCAGCACGCTCTACCGAGTTGAACTTGTCTTTGAGTAATATAGACATGGGATAAAACGGAAATTGCTTTTGGGCAATACTTTGAATACTGTCAAATGGCGTCACTAACACCAACTTCTCCACCGGACGCTCCGATGCGATATAAGATGCAACTCCGCTGCCTAAGCTTCGACCGATAACGAATACACTCTCATGGGTCAATACCAGATGGTCATACAGCGCCAAGGCATCTGAGAATAATGCCGTTTCGCTTGGGGTGCCTTCACTACTACCATAGCCTCGGTAATTGACCAGATATATCGAATAAGGCGACGACTCTACTTCTAAGAATTCTGCTTCTAATGCCGGTTTAAATGCTTGTTCAAATTCAGGTGCAGTAAAGGCAACATTTTCGGCATTACCTCCAAAATAGATAATCGCCTTTTTCTGCCCCTTGTTTAATAAGATACTTGTTGTCGATGCGCCATCATTTTCAAAGATGGCTTCATTGAACCTATGCTCCACAGCTCCTGTTGGAAAATAAATAAAGCTACGCTGCATCAAGTAGAGCATGACTCCAAGTCCAACATAAGTGACGATGATTAACATTAAAATTCGATTCATATTTTGCCTTTCCCTAAGATGATGGCCACCTAAGTATTTACCTAACTTTCAAACCGTTTAAGCTCATTTAGCTTGGCCTACCCATCAAAGGAATAGCCAAGCCGATACGAGTTTTAGGTTAACAGCCCCCTTAATAAGCAGTGAGAAACAAAAAAAGGATTAATACATCCTGCGGATGTTATCGGCAAAAAATCACGATAAGTTAAACATTTAAATTGTAAATATCCTTGATATTAACTTGGGAGTCTTTTACCTTCCGAATCAATCATATGATGAAGGTTACATAGTGTCACATGATTGATTTTGTTCTAGTTAAATATACCACTAATTTATTTTAAGTAATATTGTGCAACAAAGCATAAATTACACTCACTACCAAGGATGGCAGTACATTTCCCTTTATATAGGGAGTCGTAACGCCGACATTATTATGCAAAAAAAAATCTTACCTCGCTCTATCATCGCCAGCATCATATTTTCTACCGGTTTGCTAACTTCACCAGCTCATGCAAATCCAGAGAGCGATAGGTTAATTGCGAATGAACCTCTTCAAGTTACGGTAAATAGTAATCCCATTGTTACCGACACTTATAGAAGTTCTATCTTTCTAAATCGAGGCCAAAGAAAGGTGATTTGGAATACGTTTAAACGACCTGCAGATTATGATCAATTAGCCGCGTTCGTTGCTATTTCTTATGGGGACTTATTGAGTGTATCATGTAAAATATCTCTATTTGATGGTAACAATGCACAGCCTTTTAAGGTGCTCGATTGTCGCCGTAGTCAGCAATGGAATCCAACCACTCCAGATGTACCTGTCTTCAACACCTCATTAAGAGCTAAAATTGAGCTTTACAATGCTGATTTCACCAAATCAGGCAAGCGCGTTTCGCTTATATTGACGCCTAATTTTGCCAATCAAAATGACATAGACCAAGACGGTTTACCGGCTTGGTTTGAAATGTTCCATGACCTATCTGACAATGATGCTGCATCCGATATAGATCAAGATAGTTATACCGCACTTGAAGAATATCTTGGTGGTTCAAATCCATTAGATGCTAACAGTGTTCCAGTTAATCCTTAGTTACATCTTGTATACCTATGAATTATGTCAGAGTCACTTCATTCAGCCTGATTGACAGAGTTATTAATGGCAGTGCTATTAAAGACATAGATATACAACAATCACTTTAAGAAACAGGGTTCCTGCGAGCCCTGTTTCAATTATTTAAGCATTACCCTCTTCATATTCGCCCGTTCTAGCCACAACCGATTACCATCATTATATGACCTATGTTCATAGCTACTGACCAGGTATATCCATCAAGGGAACGGCTGAGATATTGCCATTATCGGCAGTGATTTCAGCCATGAGTTCAAAGTGAAATAGATCAATCGGGTGCTTCAATTTCATTGATAGTTCAAACACCCGTTTAATCGATTTAGCGCGTAAGTACCATAACAGATATTGCTGCCCTTCAATCTCAATCTTAAACCAAGACTCAATCTGTACTTGCTCATCTTTTAGCGTCGCCGCAGCTTCACCCAGCCTTGAAGCGATTACGCTTATCCACTGCTCGACTTTAGCTTCGCTGTTTGGCTTAAGCTTGATTACTCCTGATGCATATTCCATTCGTTAACTCTCATCAAATTTACATTCACCTAACTTACTCTCACCTAATTAGCTTGCGTCAAAACCGCTAATTTTTGTTCTATCAACTTAGGCTGACGAGCACTGGTTAGCCCATGCTTTAGGTAACGTAAGGCTTGCTCTTGTTTATCTAGTTTTAAATAGGCATCTGCAATGGCTATATATGAACGAGTATGAGTAGGCTCAATAGCTAGCGCTTGTTGAAATTGTTCAATTGCAAGCTCGCTATCATCCATTTTTGCTGCAATATAACCGAGATAAAACCAGGCAATAGCTAAATTATGACGTTGAGCAAGGGCTTTATTAAACAATTTCCGCGCTTTTTTATAGTCAGACTTTTGTATTTGCAATAAGCCATAGTTGAAATAAATATCGGCAGAAGTCGGCAATAGCACTAATGCTTGTTGAAAATAACGTTCAGCTTGTTCGGTTTTCCCCTGCCCAAGCATGACAATACCATAAAGCTGCTTAGCTTTAGGGTTGTCAGCTTCTAGTTTTAACGCTTTTTGCAAGGTTATTTCAGCTTGCTTAAAGCGTTTCAAACTTATCTGGGCATTGGCCAACGTTAGCCAGGGAGTGATCTCTTTGATGTTAGCTCTAGCTAATTCTGCTGTTAATTTATCTACCATACTCGGAGATTTATAAGTGTGTAATACCGACACCGCTTTATACACCTCTCCTTCAGCATTTTTTGGTGATAATTCAGGAAACAGAAAATCAAGGCCATTGATCCTCGGCGGTATTTTTTCAATTGCAGCCAAACGCGCCTTGGCTCGTGTGGTATTAATTTGAATGCGATGATCTGTCATTACTGCATGGACAACGTCTTGGGTACGCCTTTTGGGCATATGGCAAGCTGTGCAGTCATTACTGTCTGCAACATCTTCAGAGATCTTAGCTTCGTGGGGAATATGACAGGTCTTACAGACTGCTGAGAAATGCTCGGCTCTGTCTTCCTGTGACACCTTTTTATGGGGGTCATGGCAACTGATACAGGCTAATTTGCCTTCACTTTTTTGAAAGCACTCACTTTGCAAGAATCGATACCCATGATGATTGATTTCAAAACGATCTTTTTTAGGTAATTCAGAGTCAACAACATCCACATGCAACAGATAATCATTGAGTATTTCACCAGGCCGGAATGAATATACCGGACGCTCAAACCGCCTTTGGCCGACGATTGCCCCAGAGGGCAGTAAATGACATTGAAAACAGACAGAATCGCGTTGCTTATCAGGTAATCGTGCAGGATTGGTAATAGCAGACCTAATTGACTCAGGGCTGGCGACGTTTAATGCTTGACCCATATGCTTAGCACCTGGTCCATGGCATCGCTGACACCCGGTGCCGTGGGGTAAGTCTTTAGGGAAAGTATGTGGCTTCCAAGCAATATCACTGCCAGTTTCAACTTGCGGAAATGCATTATGGCAAAACATACACTCACGATTGACTTGCCTTAATACGCCTTGATGGTTTTTAGCTTCAAAACCTGGATGCATCTGCCACTGTTTCGTTTCGGAATACCAATCAAGAGGAAGTAAAAACAGTTCGCCATTATTAGTTTGATACAGATAACTTCGCACTTTATTGCCTGAACCCAAAAACCAATCGACCTTTTGTTCAACGAGATTAATAACATTCCCGTCAGCATCCCGTTGGTAGCGCTTGAAGACAATATCTTTACCCACTATCCGCATCTGATAATAGCGTTGACTAGCAGCATGAAACAGCGGCTTAGCATTATAATCGGCAAGAGTATGTTCCAAAGAGGCCGCTTTGAACGACATCGCCATACCCACACTTTGATAGGATTGATACAAGTCGTTATGGCAGACGGCGCAAGCTTTATCATCCACATAACCTACAGCAGCGCCGGTGCTAACGGGGAAACCTAGGGGAGCGTCTTGTCTTGTATCTATGTGATTATTGTTTACTGGAGCAGTGCCAGAGTAACTAGAGAGACTGATAAGCAGTAAGCTGATCAATACTAGCAAACAGAAAGAAAGTTTATTCATCATAATTGTTGTTATTTTTTATTATAGAAAGCTAAACCATTGTCCGTTAATCGAACTAGTATTCCTATCCATATGAAGTTACAGTAATTAATGACACCTCTCAATAAACGAGAGAGATAAAACAACAAGTTTCTAACACAGGCTTATAGTAAAGTATCTCAAACACTTGATTTATTCGGCCAAGAGGGTCAATTCGCTTCAAGTTAATGTTTCTCTATTTTATTGCCACTACGAATCTGACATTGCCACGTTTATCATGAGTATCGCAGTCAAGATTTTTAAGAAACTCATCATAAAAATCGGAGTACTCTTCACCTAAAAGCGCCTTTAGTTTTTTCATTCTTCCAAGCCTTGCTGACCAGCCTTCGATAACATCTGCTGACGCTACGCCAGAAAAATTAAGTTCAGGATCAGTAACATCTTCATCCACATGAACAATATCAAACCCAGCCTGCTGCAACATAGCTTGCATCTTAGTGCCGAAATCAAAGTCATATAAACCAGAGCGATATGATGACAATTCAAACGCCACGACCCTTTCGTAATACTTACTGTCTTTGGCAAGGTTACCTGAGATAAAGCAGGACACATCGAGCAAGGCAATCCAGCCTCCTTCATTCAGTACCGAATATAATGATGTTAGATAACTGAGTGGATCGCTTAGATAGGACAAAGAGTAGCTCGCCCAAACACCGTCACCTCGCCAAAAGAGCGCTGTATTTCAAGATAGTCGATATTTTGAAAGTCACTCACTACAAAGCTTTGGTTGCAGGTTTTTCTGGAATCACAAAACGCAATAAACTCACTGTTGATATCAACCCCAACCACATGCTTCACTTGTCTGGAAAACATCCGCGAGACATCGCCGACCGAACAACCAAGATCAACAATAGTGTCGTTAGCTGTTAGCGGAATAAACTCAACAAAGCGCGCCCAATCTCTCCACCCCTGCTGTTTTTCATACTCTTGAAATAGGTTCAATTATGACTCAGATAACGCTATGGGTAGATCACTTTTTAACACCAGCACAGCAAGAAACACGAAATTGAGTGGCGGAAACAGTGACAATGCGGCACCGACAAAACCTACCATCTTAGGGTTTGTGGTTTTCTTCTTACCCACCTTGTAGCAGATAAAGCTAAATACTGGGATCAGTAATAAAATAATAAAAAATACTTGCCCAATTAACGTCGCGTTAATATTCAATTTTAACTCCTTTTTAAATTGATAATGACTTTCAATAACATAACACGATGATCGTGGATTTAGATACTCATATAGAATTGATGGCCGATCGTTTTTGTTGAAGC is a genomic window of Shewanella psychrophila containing:
- a CDS encoding alpha/beta hydrolase, translating into MNRILMLIIVTYVGLGVMLYLMQRSFIYFPTGAVEHRFNEAIFENDGASTTSILLNKGQKKAIIYFGGNAENVAFTAPEFEQAFKPALEAEFLEVESSPYSIYLVNYRGYGSSEGTPSETALFSDALALYDHLVLTHESVFVIGRSLGSGVASYIASERPVEKLVLVTPFDSIQSIAQKQFPFYPMSILLKDKFNSVERAGNIHSDTLILAAESDKIVRRQHTDKLIESLVNRAPEVVFIEDAGHNDISQYPKYYQSMKAFLKAR
- a CDS encoding DUF6176 family protein; translated protein: MEYASGVIKLKPNSEAKVEQWISVIASRLGEAAATLKDEQVQIESWFKIEIEGQQYLLWYLRAKSIKRVFELSMKLKHPIDLFHFELMAEITADNGNISAVPLMDIPGQ
- a CDS encoding tetratricopeptide repeat protein; its protein translation is MMNKLSFCLLVLISLLLISLSSYSGTAPVNNNHIDTRQDAPLGFPVSTGAAVGYVDDKACAVCHNDLYQSYQSVGMAMSFKAASLEHTLADYNAKPLFHAASQRYYQMRIVGKDIVFKRYQRDADGNVINLVEQKVDWFLGSGNKVRSYLYQTNNGELFLLPLDWYSETKQWQMHPGFEAKNHQGVLRQVNRECMFCHNAFPQVETGSDIAWKPHTFPKDLPHGTGCQRCHGPGAKHMGQALNVASPESIRSAITNPARLPDKQRDSVCFQCHLLPSGAIVGQRRFERPVYSFRPGEILNDYLLHVDVVDSELPKKDRFEINHHGYRFLQSECFQKSEGKLACISCHDPHKKVSQEDRAEHFSAVCKTCHIPHEAKISEDVADSNDCTACHMPKRRTQDVVHAVMTDHRIQINTTRAKARLAAIEKIPPRINGLDFLFPELSPKNAEGEVYKAVSVLHTYKSPSMVDKLTAELARANIKEITPWLTLANAQISLKRFKQAEITLQKALKLEADNPKAKQLYGIVMLGQGKTEQAERYFQQALVLLPTSADIYFNYGLLQIQKSDYKKARKLFNKALAQRHNLAIAWFYLGYIAAKMDDSELAIEQFQQALAIEPTHTRSYIAIADAYLKLDKQEQALRYLKHGLTSARQPKLIEQKLAVLTQAN
- a CDS encoding class I SAM-dependent methyltransferase, whose translation is MSYLSDPLSYLTSLYSVLNEGGWIALLDVSCFISGNLAKDSKYYERVVAFELSSYRSGLYDFDFGTKMQAMLQQAGFDIVHVDEDVTDPELNFSGVASADVIEGWSARLGRMKKLKALLGEEYSDFYDEFLKNLDCDTHDKRGNVRFVVAIK
- a CDS encoding class I SAM-dependent methyltransferase — its product is MNLFQEYEKQQGWRDWARFVEFIPLTANDTIVDLGCSVGDVSRMFSRQVKHVVGVDINSEFIAFCDSRKTCNQSFVVSDFQNIDYLEIQRSFGEVTVFGRATLCPI